Sequence from the Helianthus annuus cultivar XRQ/B chromosome 13, HanXRQr2.0-SUNRISE, whole genome shotgun sequence genome:
taattaaaaagTATAATCACTCCATCTTCAATCCATTTTTTTCTAGCTTTTGGTCAAGAACATGCTCTATAATTAGGTGTAAAAACATGCTCcacaataacaaaaaaaaaaaatgtatgatGTGGAAAACCTAGAAAAAAGATATGTGAAAAATGCCTTATTGGAAATGGTcttatattaaaataaaacagaaaaaaatTAACCGTAAATAATTGGATTTGAAAAACATAGGTTTTCTTTTATAGTGTGTGTTTGAATCTGCATCTCGTTTTGTGCGTATTGGAGAATGAATAGAGCGGTAATGAAGGAAACTGAAATATTATTGTTCGCGGGAGTAGAAAAAGAAAAGTCGTGAAATGGAGAAGGCACAAGAAGGGGATCCAAACCCCAAAGGCCACATCTAATATAGCCTGCAACGGTTACGTTTCAAATCTAAACCATCCATTCCCTCATCATCACCACATGGCACCTTCTCATAAGCCACGTGTATCCATGACCCATTCGTATCGCCTTTTACCCTATCCACCCCCACCCCATCCCCGTGCATTCTTCGCGTTGCATTTTCTACTGTTTAGCATTTACTCActcaaattttttaatttttaccatttacaaaacatattttaCTTATTTTGTTCCATGATGTTAAATTTGATTGATTATGTTGTATCACAACATGTTTGAAACTTTAATTCTAACTTTAAAATCTAAACATTGCATACGTTTGAAAAAATAACAATAAAGTAATACACATTAAATATTTAGTTTATTGTCGCGTATTACCGAGTACCAGTACTGTGTTTTCATTCATTTTCAGTTTCGTTATTGAATACCTTTTTTTTCTATTAACGTTCCAATATATATTTTATTGAAAATGAAATTGTATTAACAAATATTCTTTTGGTAGCATAAACTATGCTGCATATCAGTATCATAACAAACCGAACCGATGTCAACCGCTCAACATTGGTACAGGTATccatattattactattattatcgttttcgatcgatgtaaaaaTAGTGTCGATGTCCTTTTAAGAGACAACTTTTGTATAATTAAGCTTGATACTATTgtaaataaatttttattttgTACAACACAAATATTTTCCTTTTATCGCACGAAAGCATTTCCACTGGTTTATTTCTAAGGTTGTCATATCTGAACCAAATGAACTCAGCAACGAGGGAGTACCACTTCATTTTTTTTAAACCCAAATTGAACTCATTAAACCAAAATTGTAAGAGGCACTTAAAAAATGAATCTAATgaaccaaaattttattttccCCAAATTGGAACAGTCGTCTCTTCGGTTTCAAAATCGGGTTCACCAACAAGAATTCCTAACCCGAATCTCATCCCAAGCCATTTGCAACGGGTTTCCCATCTAACCAATACCAACAAAACAACATTGGTATCGATACCAGTGTTTGGTTTTGTACTTTTTGGTCAATTTAAAATACGTAATTATATTGAACCCTGGTATTGATACTGTAACAAACTGAACTCATAACGTAGCAGACTCACTCGTACCGGCTGAAACCCGCTACAAACAGCGAAAAACCCCACTAGCTCATGTTAAAACATAAAGTTCAATATCGGGCAATACGGGTTTGGGACAAATCGGGTTAATCGACATGTCGGGTTAATCGACATGTCCCTTTTGTTTGTGACTCCATGACCATAACTGTAACTAAAGCTAAGAAATCCATTGATTATCTGTTAGATAACAGACTTCACAAAGACCTTAcaatgtcatcatcatcatcataccctCTATCACTTAACACAATCTCCATGAACACTTCAACCCACACTAATCAACCAATTCACCCATCTTCACTACAGTTACCCCCACAATCCACCACACTTCCACACACCCAATTGACCAAAGATCACCCCCACCCACTTCACAAACCCCGAACAATCCGGTACCGGCTCAGCCAATTATGCAGAGAAGGCCACCCCCATCTTGCCCACCAACTGTTCGACGAAATTCCCAAACCAACAACTGTTGTTTGGAACTCTATTATAATCGGGTTTATCTGCAACAACATGGCTCATGAAGCTATATTGCTTTACACCCAGATGAAATCCAGGTCCTTTTTACCCGATTCGTATACGTACTCTTCGGTTCTTAAAGCATGTGCAGAAACTAGGGACATTCGGGTTGGTAAAGCGGCGCATTGTCATGTTTTGCGGTCGGGTTTGTATCCTAGTAAAATAGTTTGTAACTCGCTTTTGAACATGTATGCTAGTTGTTTGGATTATGGTGTGGAAAGGGTGTTTGGATGGATGCCGAAACGAAACGTTGTTTCGTGGAATATTATGATTTCGTggtttgtgaaagtgggattGTTTGAAGAGGGTGTTACTCATTTTGTGAAAATGATGAAGGACGGAGTTAAGCCTACTGCGGTGAGTTTCGTTAATGTGTTTCCTGCTGTAGTGGGATTGGGTGATTCGAGACTAGCGGATGTTGTATACGGGTTGCTTGTTAAGTTCGGTGATGAGTTCTCGACGGATTTGTTTGCTACAAGCGCTGCGATTTCCATGTTTTCCGAACTTGGGTTCGTTGAATCCGCTAGGAACGTGTTTGATAATTGTTTAGACAGAAACGTAGAGGTTTGGAACACTATGATTGGCGGATACGTACAGAACAATATGCCGGTTGAAGCGTTCGATCTTTTCGTTCAAGCGCTACGCTCATCAGACGATGTTGTTATCGATAAGGTGACTTTGATCTCGGTTTTAACAGCAGCCTCACAATTGCAGCAGCTAGACCTTGCTAAACAGATACACGCGTATATTATAAAAAGTGTAGCCGTTTTACCTGTGATTGTGATGAATGCGCTTATAGTCATGTATTCACGGTGCGACTCTATTCAAGAAAGCTCGAATATTTTCAACTGTATGAACGAAAAAGACACCGTTACGTGGAACACAATGATTTCGTCTTTTGTTCAAAACGGAATGAACGATGAAGGCGTAGTTCTCGTACGTGATATGCTAAAACAAGGGTTTACGATCGATGATGTCACGATAACTGCTCTGTTATCCGCAGCATCCAATCTTAGAAACCGAGAAGTCGGAAAACAAACACACGGGTATCTTCTTAGGCGTAATATTCATTTCAAGGGAATCGAAAGTTATCTCATTGACATGTACGCGAAATCTGGTCTGATACGAGTGGCTCAAAATCTCTTTGAAAGAAGTTGCGCAAACGATAGAGATCAGGCGACATGGAATGCGATGATTGCCGGGAACTGTCACAACGGGTTAATCGATCAAACGTTTAGCGTTTTCCGGCAGATGATCGATCATGGTGTTTCACCAAATGCTGTTACGATAGCGTCGATTCTTCCAGCGTGCAGTATAATCGGAAGTTCACGATTAGCTAAACAAATCCACGCATTTACCGTTAGAACTTTCTTGGACGATAACGTTTTCGTACATTCCGCTTTAGTGGACACGTATTCCAAATTAGGTATACTCACATTGGCGGAAAACGTGTTTGAGTTTTCTCATCCGAAAAACGCTGTAACGTACACGAATATGATATTAGCTTACGGGCAACACGGGATGGGTGAAAAAGCTCTCGATCTATTTAACTCCATGCGAGAAAACGGCACACGACCTGATTCCGTAACGTTAGTTGCGATTCTATGTGCCTGCAGTTATTCCGGGCTGGTGGATGACGGTCTAAAGTTATTTGAATCAATCGAGGCGGAGTATAAAATCGTTCCGTCACTTGAGCATTACTGTTGCGTTGTCGATATGTTAGGGAGGGTCGGTAGGGTGTCGGAAGCGTACGATTTTGTTGAAAAGTTGGGGGAAAAtggtaattatttgaaagtttggGGTTCGCTTTTGGGTTCTTGCAGAACCCATGGAGAATTTCGGTTGGCGAAAGTTGTTGCGAGTAAGTTGGTTGAAATGGGTTTGGGAAATAAGAATGCGGGTTATCATGCGTTGTTGTCGAATATATACGCGGATGAAGGAAATTGGGAGTTTGTTGATAGATTACGCAAAGAGATGTACGAAAAGGGATTAGTGAAGGAAACGGGGTGCAGTTGGATTGATAATGACGGGCGTTCAGATTATTTTACGTCGAGGGACAAAAATTACGCTCATGATGATGACATGAAGAAGCAATGGTGAAGGAAACAAACTCAGGTATGCTTTTGTTTTATGAGTTAATCTTTCatctaggcctgtaaacgaaccaaacgttcatgaacttgttcggcgggaagttcgtttatgttcgtttatttaataaacgaacgaacacaaacaaaaacttttgttcgtttaactaaatgaacaaacatgaacacaccttgtgttcgttcatttacgttcgtgaacgttcgtttatgttcgtttaaataatattaaatacataaatagttatatttacataaatattaggttttctaactacttatataaacataactaattagtaattgagttttctagtaatagaaatgaaatttaattttttttagatcGTAACTGATTActtatttaatatttatataaaaaaactactCAATTTTAGTATCTATGAGCcctaatttagatgtgttttcggatgaactgtaatatattagacttgtttatttgtgttcactaatgttaaattgtgtttgtttatatATGTACGAttacgttcatttgtgttcgtttatgtctGTTTAATaaatgttaatttatgtttattcaaatatgttcagttaatttttttatgctcatttgtgttcgtttatgttcgtgaactgttcgtttaggctttaaacgaacgaacataaacgaacacgaacatgcctgatttcttaatgaacgaacatgaacaaaaaaaatgtgttcgattatatgttcgtgttcggttaaagttaaataaacgaacacgaacatgcctgtgttcgtgtttgttcggttcgtttacaggcctaatcATATTTGTTGCTTTTGTTTGAAAGGAAGAAATACAGTTTTGTGACATAATTGTTTAAAGTTAGAGTCCATAGGTTAGTGTTAGACCCTAAAGATGTTACAAAATGACAACTATAGATCTCAAACATTCAACTTTTTACCGTTAAACCCTGAATATGTTACTtctgacaaaccacagggactatatatgtaatttactctttttcttATGTTCTGTTTGAGAGTATGGTTGAGAGGAACTGGGTCAAACGATAGTAACTGGGTCAAATAAACATACTTTAATTTTGAACTCATTTTAATGATGTAATTGTTGAATAATATATACTTcaatttgtttaaaaaaacataaaaatttaggaaatgttatttttaaaattataaaaaagcATGTGCATATCTGTGTTAGGCGCGTCAGCTCATTTCTTCTATTTATTAACTGGCTTAAACTATGTGATGTCAAATAAAGGTATTGTCAACTAAgctaattgattttttttttttttttttttatttttgtgattttcgCCAGCAACGCAATGATAATTTAGCTAATTGGAATCATCTACACGGAACGGTGGATAAACATAAGAAATATGGCGAATGAAGTTGCAGAGGTGATATTCATCCCTTCCCCTGGAGTTGGTCATATCAAGTCAACCATCGAGCTCGCAAAGTTACTCGTGAATCGCGATCAACGTCTCGGGATAACCGTCCTCGTCATCAAGCCACCCGGCGCTACTTCTGGCTCGGCTATCACTACCTACATAGAATCATTAGCTGAAAACACCATCGATCGCATATCCTTCATTCAACTCCCTCAAGATGAAACTCCACCAATTGTTGACCCGAAAGATCAAAGGAATTTCAAAATAGAGTTCATTAATAGTCACTGCAAATACGTTAGAGATGCTGTTGCTGACTTGAAAAGTCAACCGGGTTCGGGCCGGGTTGTTGGGTTTGTCGTTGACATGTTTTGCGCCAGCATGATTGATGTGGCTAATGAGTTTAATGTTCCAACCTTCGTTTTCTTCACTTCTAATGCTGCGTTTCTTGGATTTACGTTATATATAAAATCACTCTGTGATGATTTGAGCAaggatgttgatgttgttgagttGAGCAACTCAGATACCGAGATACTGGTTCCGAGTTTTGTCAAACCGATGCCAACCAAAGTGTTCTGGAGTCGTGTCAAGACTAGAGCAGGATTGGATTTTGATCGGTGGTTTGCGCAGAAACTTGGAGAGGCCAAAGCAATCATGGTCAATACTTTCTTGGAATTGGAAACACACGCGATAGAGTCGTTGTCTGCTGACTCCAGCATCCCGCCGGTGTATCCGGTGGGACCCATAGTCAACTTGGAAGGCGGTTCTGGTGGTGGGAAAGCTTTTGACAATGACGTCATTAGGTGGTTGGATAGTCAACCACCTTCCTCGGTTGTGTTTTTGTGTTTCGGGAGTATGGGAAGTTTTGACGAGGTCCAAGTGAAGGAGATAGCACGTGGACTAGAGCTAAGTGGCTACCGTTTCGTGTGGTCCCTACGTCGACCTCCGTCAGATCAAACATCAAGGTCCCCAAGCGATTACGAGGATCCAAGTGTGGTACTGCCGGAAGGGTTTTTGGAGCGAACACATGGAATAGGGAAAGTGATTGGGTGGGCTCCACAGGCGGAGGTGTTGCGTCACGATGCAGTTGGAGGGTTCGTGTCCCACTGCGGGTGGAACTCATTGTTGG
This genomic interval carries:
- the LOC110899994 gene encoding pentatricopeptide repeat-containing protein At3g22150, chloroplastic isoform X1, with protein sequence MTITVTKAKKSIDYLLDNRLHKDLTMSSSSSYPLSLNTISMNTSTHTNQPIHPSSLQLPPQSTTLPHTQLTKDHPHPLHKPRTIRYRLSQLCREGHPHLAHQLFDEIPKPTTVVWNSIIIGFICNNMAHEAILLYTQMKSRSFLPDSYTYSSVLKACAETRDIRVGKAAHCHVLRSGLYPSKIVCNSLLNMYASCLDYGVERVFGWMPKRNVVSWNIMISWFVKVGLFEEGVTHFVKMMKDGVKPTAVSFVNVFPAVVGLGDSRLADVVYGLLVKFGDEFSTDLFATSAAISMFSELGFVESARNVFDNCLDRNVEVWNTMIGGYVQNNMPVEAFDLFVQALRSSDDVVIDKVTLISVLTAASQLQQLDLAKQIHAYIIKSVAVLPVIVMNALIVMYSRCDSIQESSNIFNCMNEKDTVTWNTMISSFVQNGMNDEGVVLVRDMLKQGFTIDDVTITALLSAASNLRNREVGKQTHGYLLRRNIHFKGIESYLIDMYAKSGLIRVAQNLFERSCANDRDQATWNAMIAGNCHNGLIDQTFSVFRQMIDHGVSPNAVTIASILPACSIIGSSRLAKQIHAFTVRTFLDDNVFVHSALVDTYSKLGILTLAENVFEFSHPKNAVTYTNMILAYGQHGMGEKALDLFNSMRENGTRPDSVTLVAILCACSYSGLVDDGLKLFESIEAEYKIVPSLEHYCCVVDMLGRVGRVSEAYDFVEKLGENGNYLKVWGSLLGSCRTHGEFRLAKVVASKLVEMGLGNKNAGYHALLSNIYADEGNWEFVDRLRKEMYEKGLVKETGCSWIDNDGRSDYFTSRDKNYAHDDDMKKQW
- the LOC110899994 gene encoding anthocyanidin 3-O-glucosyltransferase 2 isoform X2; the protein is MANEVAEVIFIPSPGVGHIKSTIELAKLLVNRDQRLGITVLVIKPPGATSGSAITTYIESLAENTIDRISFIQLPQDETPPIVDPKDQRNFKIEFINSHCKYVRDAVADLKSQPGSGRVVGFVVDMFCASMIDVANEFNVPTFVFFTSNAAFLGFTLYIKSLCDDLSKDVDVVELSNSDTEILVPSFVKPMPTKVFWSRVKTRAGLDFDRWFAQKLGEAKAIMVNTFLELETHAIESLSADSSIPPVYPVGPIVNLEGGSGGGKAFDNDVIRWLDSQPPSSVVFLCFGSMGSFDEVQVKEIARGLELSGYRFVWSLRRPPSDQTSRSPSDYEDPSVVLPEGFLERTHGIGKVIGWAPQAEVLRHDAVGGFVSHCGWNSLLESLWFGVPTAAWPMYAEQQMNAFEMVVELGLAVEMKLDYMKDLFNPKANAIIVTAVEIESGIRRLMEDDEIRRKVKEMSAKSRSAVVEDGSSYASLGCLIQDLTRDIS